The following proteins are encoded in a genomic region of Xanthomonas cassavae CFBP 4642:
- a CDS encoding TIGR02677 family protein produces MTLPAAIQADLFRHVSAEKAALYRCIMGCFAAAKRQFRLHLRPDEVLEDADWSKLPSQAMPRMEEVQTALAQLADWGNLESQPDTARVASINDFYRARFVYRLSLGGEAVEAALATFSRTLRRRAELQSVALEDIALRLKALLTLADAAEPDAVKVHETLRDLVRVFESLADNAQAFMAGVGRGIELQHADAAAILAYKKRLIDYLERFIGDLVARSGGIAQHILMLQSCIDTLLWLAAQRQARDSAPGDETEQRDAVTRGWHAWRERWTGLRRWFLATGHAPAQSELLRAKARAAIPQLLSAVATINERRSGRSDRSADFRMLAGWFAACEDDDQAHRLARAAFALNPARHFALTPELASGAQDLPASTPWAEAPPLRVHPRLRQYGQASPRGALPRVQTREAERQLLAARLHEEHAQIEAARQRLANGRSTCLSEVDTLDPQAFTLFLGLLSEALTAQSSPDAEVDVPSGDGLLRIRLQPLAAGSRATIHTATGAFSGRDHLITITRTDAAP; encoded by the coding sequence ATGACCCTCCCAGCAGCCATCCAAGCCGATCTGTTTCGCCACGTCAGTGCGGAAAAGGCGGCGCTGTACCGTTGCATCATGGGGTGCTTCGCTGCTGCCAAGCGGCAGTTCCGGCTGCATCTTCGCCCCGATGAGGTTTTGGAGGATGCAGACTGGTCAAAACTGCCCAGCCAAGCCATGCCTCGGATGGAAGAAGTCCAGACGGCGCTGGCGCAACTGGCGGACTGGGGCAACCTCGAATCCCAGCCAGACACCGCCCGCGTCGCCAGCATCAACGACTTCTACCGCGCGCGTTTCGTCTATCGACTCTCGCTGGGCGGCGAGGCAGTGGAGGCCGCGCTGGCAACCTTCAGCCGCACGCTACGCCGACGTGCCGAGCTGCAGAGCGTCGCGCTCGAGGACATCGCGCTGCGTTTGAAGGCATTGCTGACCCTGGCCGATGCTGCCGAACCAGATGCCGTCAAGGTGCACGAGACCCTGCGCGACCTAGTGCGCGTGTTCGAGAGCCTGGCCGACAACGCGCAGGCCTTCATGGCAGGCGTCGGCCGTGGAATCGAACTGCAACACGCCGATGCCGCAGCGATACTCGCCTACAAGAAGCGGCTGATCGACTACCTGGAACGCTTCATCGGCGATCTGGTCGCCCGCTCCGGCGGCATTGCCCAGCACATCCTCATGCTGCAGTCGTGCATCGACACGCTGCTATGGCTGGCCGCTCAGCGCCAGGCCCGCGACAGCGCGCCGGGCGACGAAACGGAACAACGCGATGCGGTCACGCGCGGCTGGCACGCCTGGCGCGAACGCTGGACGGGGCTGCGCCGCTGGTTCCTGGCCACTGGCCACGCACCCGCGCAGTCCGAGTTGCTGCGCGCCAAGGCACGTGCGGCCATCCCGCAGTTGCTGTCGGCCGTGGCCACGATCAACGAGCGCCGCAGCGGACGCAGTGACCGCTCTGCGGATTTTCGAATGCTTGCCGGTTGGTTCGCCGCCTGCGAGGACGATGACCAGGCCCACCGACTGGCACGCGCAGCGTTCGCGCTCAACCCGGCCCGACACTTCGCGCTGACCCCTGAGCTGGCGTCCGGCGCGCAGGACCTGCCCGCCAGCACGCCCTGGGCCGAGGCGCCGCCGCTGCGCGTCCACCCGCGCCTGCGCCAATACGGCCAGGCATCGCCACGCGGCGCATTGCCACGCGTGCAGACGCGCGAGGCCGAGCGGCAATTGCTGGCCGCCCGGCTGCACGAGGAACATGCGCAAATCGAAGCCGCTCGCCAGCGCCTGGCCAATGGTCGCAGTACGTGCCTGTCCGAGGTCGACACACTCGATCCCCAGGCCTTTACGCTCTTCCTCGGACTGCTGAGCGAAGCGCTGACCGCGCAATCTTCGCCCGACGCCGAGGTGGACGTGCCCAGCGGCGATGGCCTGCTGCGCATCCGCCTGCAGCCGCTGGCTGCGGGCAGCCGAGCCACCATCCACACCGCCACCGGTGCATTCAGCGGCCGCGACCACCTGATCACCATCACTCGCACGGACGCAGCACCATGA
- a CDS encoding TIGR02678 family protein, translating into MSSGDNRANSHSIGREQTRRRDDERSQALRALLMAPLMTPTHQDFAAVRRHADELRAWFARETGWTLHIERDCARLYKRPADLGDASRGLPGYERRRYVLLCLACAVLERADPQITLRVLGERLLALAADPALESRGFRFTLGAAHERRELVAVCRSLLELGVLQRVAGDEEGYVRNSGDAAEGADALYDVRRRVLAGVLAAVRGPSTWPAEQAPVDLDARLASLVSEHQPDSEEGRRTALRHHLARRLLDDPVVYLDTLDPELRAYFVNQRGAMASRLCEAAGLVAEQRAEGLALADQDGELTDIAMPAEGTEAHATLLVAEFLSRPRAFTETIHHDDVVAFLAIAREAHGSYWRKSAREPGAERELASLALERLQKLQLVACTQTHVRPLPALARFALGAADIRQSIPSTARHPSLFE; encoded by the coding sequence ATGAGCTCCGGCGACAACCGCGCCAACAGCCACAGCATCGGTCGCGAGCAGACCCGCCGCCGCGACGACGAACGCAGCCAGGCGCTGCGCGCGCTGCTCATGGCACCGTTGATGACCCCCACACACCAGGACTTTGCCGCCGTGCGCCGGCATGCCGACGAACTACGCGCCTGGTTCGCACGCGAAACCGGCTGGACGCTGCACATCGAACGCGACTGCGCACGCCTGTACAAGCGGCCGGCCGACCTGGGCGACGCCAGCCGCGGCCTGCCCGGCTACGAACGCAGGCGCTATGTGCTGCTCTGCCTGGCCTGCGCGGTGCTCGAACGCGCCGACCCGCAGATCACCCTGCGCGTGCTGGGCGAGCGGCTGCTGGCGCTGGCCGCCGACCCCGCACTGGAATCGCGCGGATTTCGTTTTACCCTTGGCGCCGCGCATGAGCGCCGCGAACTGGTCGCCGTCTGCCGCAGCCTGCTGGAGCTTGGCGTGCTGCAGCGTGTTGCCGGCGACGAAGAAGGCTACGTGCGCAACAGCGGCGATGCAGCCGAGGGCGCAGATGCCCTGTACGACGTGCGCCGCCGAGTACTGGCCGGCGTACTTGCCGCAGTCCGCGGGCCATCCACCTGGCCCGCCGAGCAGGCTCCCGTGGACCTGGACGCACGCCTGGCATCACTGGTCAGCGAGCACCAGCCCGACAGCGAAGAAGGCCGTCGCACGGCCCTGCGCCACCACCTCGCGCGCCGCCTGCTGGACGACCCGGTGGTCTATCTGGACACCCTGGACCCCGAATTGCGCGCCTACTTCGTCAATCAGCGCGGCGCGATGGCCAGCCGCCTGTGCGAGGCTGCCGGCCTGGTCGCCGAGCAGCGTGCTGAAGGGCTGGCCCTGGCAGACCAGGACGGCGAGCTGACCGATATTGCCATGCCCGCCGAAGGCACCGAAGCCCATGCCACCCTGCTGGTCGCCGAGTTCCTCTCGCGGCCGCGCGCGTTCACCGAAACAATCCACCACGACGATGTCGTCGCCTTTCTCGCCATCGCCCGTGAAGCGCACGGCAGCTACTGGCGCAAATCGGCGCGTGAGCCCGGTGCCGAACGCGAGCTCGCCAGCCTGGCGTTGGAGCGCCTGCAGAAACTGCAGCTGGTCGCATGCACCCAGACCCACGTCCGCCCCCTGCCCGCGCTGGCCCGCTTCGCACTCGGCGCAGCCGACATCCGCCAGTCGATCCCATCCACAGCCAGGCATCCCTCCCTGTTCGAATGA
- a CDS encoding TIGR02680 family protein, with protein sequence MTDALCPPLPTPTRARWQPLRLGLVELFHYDSEEFWFRDGHLLLRGNNGTGKSKVLSLTLPFLFDAQLKSSRIEPDGDASKKMAWNLLLGRHDRRMGYAWLELGRVGADGQLHYLTLGCGLLAVAARAQVDNWFFVLEQQRIGRDLWLMSPSRVVLTRERLREALQEHGQVFDTATAYRRAVDERLFHLGLQRYAALMDTLIQLRQPQLSKKPDEANLSNALTEALPPISVELLTDVADALNQLEEYRRELEEYEALERAVGQFNQRYQRYAATQARRRARSLRSAQTGFDNASRDLSDGRLTLETAHTAETGARQAQQRAEEALASHRVRHDELQNDPAMTDAKALDKAAADAERQRSEAHAACTERRHRQTRLEQEQQATRQRAQRADDASRTLTDARTQAREAAQAAGLASDYGTSLLAEGQAAALTPAAVTSAQQDLRNTAAARREQLAHLQRRCDEAEQAARARAHAQDLRDERAAEAEDAATRRQEADTAVEHQGRQLFDAWHSHLDAARQLRVPDSGDVLDALAAWTASLHGDNPARTALHRAQQAASLLLAQRQAALQTERHALGQEQAALQTERIRLQSGEDALPVPPAWRAPDARDGRAGAPLWQLVEFAPTVPADQQAGLEAALQASGMLDAWVTPDGQLQDCGGAPLPHDAQWLGRPARLDSLAAWLRPAASIDATLPVAPVVVQRLLEGVASGEQDDPNAEAWIGPGGRFRLGALAGAWHKPRAEFVGYAARAAARVRRLSEIAQRLLELDQAQSLLQASVAQLAADQHQATSEWQSAPADDALRATHLQASMCVREFDAARLRLDQTEHALRRAIQHWETANQTLEQDARDLALPPEREALHVIGHMLLAFGDRLHALTSAARACHDTLAEQQQQIERERQAQTDAEHAAERAVERELLAEEARIRLQTLRESVGARVEEIQQRIAHARQAVAHADSELRTSNEALRLAGEARARAEQKVETANTILGERIAARQQAIEQWQGFAATGLLEIALPAAELPPQTSAWTIEPALALARRAEQALLQINDDDDAWNRVQNQVSQDYTELGRALAALSHRAQAETSDFGLIVSIVYQNRPERPDQLGTRLAGEIAQRRELLTAGERQVLENHLQAEIASAIHKLLHEAEQQLVAINQELSKRPTSTGVRFRLVWETLPESGDGGAPVGLKAARQRLLNTSTDLWSVEDRRVVGEMLQQRIAAERSRADADQGGSLHEQLARALDYRRWHRFRVQRWDGQWRPLSGPASSGERALGLTVPLFAAVSSYYSQAGHAHAPRLVLLDEVFAGIDDAARHHCWALIREFDLDFVVTSEREWACSAELPGVAIAQLQRHEGIDAVHVSRWMWDGRAKRQEPDPDRRFPPAA encoded by the coding sequence ATGACCGACGCACTCTGCCCACCCCTGCCCACTCCGACCCGCGCCCGCTGGCAGCCGCTGCGCCTGGGCTTGGTCGAATTGTTCCACTACGACAGCGAGGAGTTCTGGTTCCGCGACGGCCACCTGCTACTGCGCGGCAATAACGGCACGGGCAAATCCAAGGTGCTTTCGCTGACCCTGCCCTTCCTGTTCGACGCCCAGCTCAAATCCTCGCGCATCGAACCCGATGGCGACGCCAGCAAGAAAATGGCCTGGAACCTGCTGCTGGGGCGCCACGACCGCCGCATGGGCTACGCCTGGCTGGAGCTGGGCCGGGTCGGTGCCGACGGCCAGCTCCATTACCTCACCCTGGGCTGCGGGCTGCTTGCCGTGGCAGCACGCGCCCAGGTGGACAACTGGTTCTTCGTGCTTGAGCAACAGCGCATCGGTCGGGACCTGTGGTTGATGAGCCCCTCACGTGTGGTCCTCACGCGCGAACGACTGCGCGAGGCGCTGCAGGAGCATGGGCAGGTGTTCGACACCGCGACCGCCTACCGGCGTGCGGTCGACGAGCGCTTGTTCCACCTCGGGCTACAGCGCTATGCCGCGCTGATGGACACGCTGATCCAGCTCCGCCAGCCGCAGCTCTCCAAGAAACCGGATGAAGCCAACCTCTCCAATGCCCTCACCGAGGCGCTGCCACCGATCTCCGTCGAGCTGTTGACCGACGTCGCCGACGCCTTGAACCAGCTCGAGGAATACCGCCGCGAGCTGGAGGAATACGAAGCATTGGAGCGTGCCGTCGGCCAGTTCAATCAGCGTTATCAGCGCTACGCCGCCACCCAGGCCCGGCGCCGTGCGCGCAGCCTGCGCAGCGCGCAGACCGGCTTCGACAACGCCAGCCGCGACCTCAGCGACGGCCGTCTCACCCTGGAGACCGCGCACACCGCCGAAACCGGCGCCAGGCAAGCGCAACAACGCGCAGAAGAAGCCTTGGCGAGCCATCGCGTCCGGCACGACGAGTTGCAGAACGATCCGGCCATGACCGATGCCAAGGCCCTGGACAAGGCGGCAGCCGACGCCGAACGCCAGCGCAGCGAAGCGCACGCCGCCTGCACTGAACGCCGACACCGCCAAACCCGTCTCGAGCAGGAACAGCAGGCCACACGGCAGCGCGCCCAACGCGCCGACGACGCGAGCCGCACACTGACCGACGCACGCACTCAGGCCCGCGAGGCAGCCCAGGCAGCCGGGCTAGCGTCCGACTACGGCACCAGCCTGCTGGCCGAAGGCCAGGCGGCCGCCCTGACCCCAGCAGCGGTGACCTCTGCGCAACAGGATCTGCGCAACACCGCTGCCGCCCGCCGCGAACAGCTCGCCCATCTGCAGCGCCGGTGCGACGAAGCCGAGCAGGCTGCTCGCGCCCGTGCGCACGCGCAGGACCTGCGCGACGAGCGCGCCGCCGAGGCCGAGGACGCTGCCACCCGCCGCCAAGAGGCCGACACCGCCGTCGAACACCAAGGCCGGCAGTTGTTCGATGCCTGGCACTCCCACCTGGATGCTGCGCGTCAGCTGCGGGTGCCTGACAGCGGTGACGTCCTCGACGCGTTGGCCGCATGGACTGCAAGTCTGCATGGCGACAATCCCGCGCGCACTGCCCTGCACCGGGCTCAGCAGGCCGCCAGCCTGCTGCTGGCCCAGCGCCAGGCCGCGTTGCAGACCGAAAGGCACGCCTTGGGCCAGGAACAAGCCGCATTGCAAACGGAGCGAATACGCCTGCAATCCGGTGAAGATGCCCTGCCCGTGCCGCCGGCATGGCGCGCGCCAGACGCACGCGACGGCCGGGCCGGGGCACCGCTGTGGCAACTGGTCGAGTTCGCCCCGACCGTGCCGGCCGACCAGCAGGCCGGTCTCGAAGCCGCGCTACAGGCCTCAGGCATGCTCGACGCCTGGGTCACGCCCGACGGACAGTTGCAGGACTGCGGCGGCGCGCCACTGCCGCACGATGCCCAATGGCTCGGCCGGCCGGCGCGCCTGGATTCGTTGGCCGCGTGGCTGCGGCCGGCAGCCTCGATCGACGCCACGCTGCCGGTCGCGCCTGTCGTCGTGCAACGCTTGCTCGAAGGTGTCGCCAGCGGCGAGCAGGACGACCCAAATGCCGAAGCCTGGATCGGTCCCGGCGGCCGTTTCCGGCTAGGCGCACTGGCGGGCGCCTGGCATAAGCCTCGCGCCGAATTCGTCGGCTACGCGGCGCGTGCAGCCGCCCGGGTCCGCCGCTTGAGCGAGATCGCTCAGCGACTGCTGGAACTCGACCAAGCGCAGTCGTTGTTGCAGGCCAGCGTCGCGCAACTCGCGGCCGACCAGCACCAGGCCACCAGCGAGTGGCAGTCGGCCCCTGCCGACGACGCACTGCGCGCGACGCACCTGCAAGCCAGCATGTGCGTCCGCGAGTTCGACGCGGCCAGGCTGCGCCTGGACCAGACCGAACATGCCTTGCGCCGCGCCATCCAGCACTGGGAGACGGCCAACCAGACCCTGGAGCAGGACGCCCGCGATCTCGCCCTGCCGCCGGAGCGCGAGGCCTTGCACGTCATCGGCCACATGCTGCTCGCCTTCGGCGATCGGCTGCATGCGCTGACGAGTGCCGCGCGCGCCTGCCATGACACGCTGGCCGAACAGCAGCAGCAGATCGAACGCGAACGGCAGGCCCAGACCGATGCAGAACACGCAGCCGAGCGGGCGGTCGAACGCGAACTGCTTGCCGAAGAGGCCCGCATCCGCCTGCAGACCTTGCGCGAATCGGTCGGTGCCAGGGTCGAGGAGATACAGCAGCGTATCGCCCACGCCCGGCAAGCCGTCGCCCATGCGGATTCGGAACTCAGAACGAGCAACGAAGCGCTTCGCCTGGCAGGCGAAGCCCGCGCCCGGGCCGAGCAGAAGGTCGAGACGGCCAACACCATCCTGGGCGAACGCATCGCAGCGCGCCAGCAGGCCATCGAGCAATGGCAGGGGTTCGCCGCCACCGGCCTGCTTGAGATCGCACTTCCGGCTGCCGAACTACCGCCGCAGACCTCGGCATGGACCATCGAGCCGGCCCTGGCCCTGGCTCGGCGCGCCGAGCAGGCACTGCTGCAGATCAACGACGATGACGATGCCTGGAATCGCGTGCAGAACCAGGTGTCGCAGGACTACACCGAACTTGGCCGGGCGCTGGCCGCGCTGAGCCACCGTGCCCAGGCCGAAACCAGCGATTTCGGCCTGATCGTCAGCATCGTTTATCAAAACCGGCCCGAACGTCCCGACCAACTGGGCACGCGCCTGGCCGGCGAAATCGCCCAACGCCGGGAACTGCTGACCGCCGGCGAGCGTCAGGTACTGGAAAACCACCTGCAAGCCGAGATCGCCAGTGCTATCCATAAGCTGCTGCACGAGGCCGAGCAGCAGCTGGTGGCGATCAACCAGGAGCTGAGCAAGCGCCCGACCTCTACCGGCGTGCGTTTCCGCCTGGTGTGGGAAACCCTGCCGGAGAGCGGCGATGGCGGCGCCCCGGTCGGCCTCAAGGCGGCCCGTCAGCGCCTGCTCAACACCAGCACCGATCTGTGGAGCGTCGAGGACCGTCGCGTCGTCGGCGAAATGCTGCAACAGCGCATTGCCGCCGAACGCAGCCGTGCCGATGCCGACCAGGGCGGCAGCCTGCACGAACAACTGGCGCGCGCGCTCGACTATCGCCGCTGGCACCGCTTCCGCGTGCAGCGCTGGGATGGGCAATGGCGTCCGCTGTCCGGTCCAGCCTCCAGCGGCGAGCGCGCCCTTGGCCTGACGGTCCCCCTGTTCGCCGCCGTCTCCAGTTACTACTCACAGGCCGGCCACGCGCATGCGCCGCGATTGGTCCTGCTTGACGAAGTCTTCGCCGGCATCGATGACGCTGCGCGCCATCACTGCTGGGCGCTGATCCGCGAGTTCGACCTCGACTTCGTCGTCACCAGCGAACGCGAATGGGCCTGCTCGGCCGAATTGCCGGGGGTGGCGATCGCCCAGTTGCAGCGCCATGAAGGCATCGACGCCGTGCATGTCTCGCGCTGGATGTGGGATGGTCGCGCCAAGCGCCAGGAGCCCGACCCCGACCGCCGCTTCCCGCCAGCTGCCTGA
- a CDS encoding TIGR02679 family protein: protein MSADTAPPTDPLDPRLQRLLGGDALAPLRQRLRRHFERIGVDATASTLRLNDLDPAAHHALCRMTGRPTRPARSMTLDIGQLDSALRAAGVANSLRTALERLDGPIVDKTQLRLELQARWAGVIDSAAACPLLQHWLNTPSALAVVKRLSREPQRVGPLLNAADAVLRTLPAQGQPRSQLAASLLGDAHALDAGRAVATLVLAAWRHHEQQRATNHEAGEDPDDGPHRAGTDERQRDIWARAGVLVNELARPALFLNLPVATCGSRPVSAGEPSYLSLRQLLRTRQAWSVADRVVHVCENPNVLAIAADRLGPRCAPLVCTDGMPSAAQRILLDQLQAAGATLRYHGDFDWPGIVIANFVIRTWKATPWRMSTQDYAAAADSAAHVRHGLGATPVNADWDRHLASAMQNRGIAIAEEAVAITLLEDLCVPDSA, encoded by the coding sequence ATGTCCGCCGACACCGCACCGCCAACCGATCCGCTTGACCCGCGCCTGCAACGCCTGCTGGGCGGCGACGCCCTCGCCCCCCTGCGCCAGCGGCTGCGCCGGCATTTCGAACGCATCGGCGTCGATGCCACCGCATCGACGCTGCGCTTGAACGACCTCGATCCCGCCGCACATCACGCACTGTGCCGAATGACTGGCAGACCCACACGGCCGGCGCGCTCGATGACCCTGGACATCGGCCAGTTGGATTCTGCACTGCGCGCAGCCGGCGTCGCCAACTCCCTGCGCACGGCACTGGAACGTCTGGACGGCCCCATCGTCGACAAGACGCAGCTGCGCCTGGAACTTCAGGCCCGCTGGGCTGGCGTGATCGACTCGGCGGCTGCGTGCCCACTGCTGCAACATTGGTTGAACACGCCCTCGGCCCTAGCCGTGGTCAAGCGCCTGAGTCGTGAACCGCAACGGGTCGGGCCATTGTTGAACGCCGCCGACGCTGTGCTGCGCACGCTGCCAGCGCAGGGGCAGCCGCGCTCGCAACTGGCGGCCAGCCTGCTCGGCGATGCGCATGCCCTCGACGCCGGGCGAGCGGTGGCCACCCTCGTGCTGGCCGCATGGCGGCATCACGAACAGCAGCGCGCAACCAACCATGAGGCCGGCGAAGATCCCGACGATGGCCCACACAGGGCCGGCACGGACGAGCGTCAACGCGACATCTGGGCGCGCGCAGGCGTTCTGGTGAACGAGTTGGCCCGGCCTGCGCTCTTTCTCAATCTGCCAGTTGCCACCTGCGGTTCGCGGCCGGTGTCTGCGGGCGAGCCGTCGTATCTCTCGCTGCGGCAGTTGCTTCGAACCCGTCAGGCCTGGTCGGTGGCCGATCGCGTCGTGCATGTCTGCGAGAACCCCAACGTTCTTGCCATCGCAGCCGACCGCTTGGGCCCGCGATGCGCACCGCTGGTCTGCACGGACGGCATGCCATCGGCCGCGCAACGCATCCTGCTCGATCAACTGCAAGCTGCCGGCGCAACGCTGCGCTATCACGGAGACTTCGATTGGCCTGGTATCGTCATCGCCAATTTCGTGATCCGCACCTGGAAGGCGACGCCGTGGCGAATGAGTACCCAAGACTATGCAGCAGCCGCCGATTCCGCCGCACACGTGCGGCATGGACTTGGCGCCACACCTGTCAATGCCGACTGGGATCGGCATCTTGCATCTGCCATGCAGAACCGTGGCATTGCCATCGCAGAGGAAGCGGTGGCAATCACGTTGCTTGAGGATCTGTGTGTTCCGGATTCGGCATAA